The genomic DNA TTGTAGAAGTGTTCTTTGTAATTTCTGAAGTAGTTTAGCAATGAATGAAAAGTGGTATAATTGTTTCATCTCTCTCTTTTCAAGAATCATAAGGTTAAAGTCCACATTCAtgtaacatatttaaataaagaagaaaaacattcaaaagacTGCAAAGAACTAGGCTTTTATAGAAAGGAAGCCAATTGTTATGAAATCTTTCTCTGTGTCGCTGCATTTTAGTCTCTATAAAATAGTTCTGAAATATTCTTCCACAAACTAAATGTAATCTTATTCTAGTTATTACTTTTTCTTCTAAACTACTGTGTAAAAAGCAGAAGTTACATGTGGATTTGGGTTCATTTATACACATTTTCTGAGGTTGATTTATTTTGCGTCTCTGCTGCCAAACCAAGAATCCTCCTCTGAATGTGTGGGCTGCTGCTTTCTCAGGAGGGAGCAGTGCAATGCGGCTCCATGGAGACCCAGACAAAGCCTCATTGATGAAGACCTTTTTCTGTTCTCCGCTACATTGTTATCAGCAGAGAACTGTAAAGCCACGTGGAGTTGTTACCCATCCATGGCCCAAACTCACAGCCGTGTTATTTCCTGGAGTAAAAAACATGTATCTCGCTCTTCTTGACTCACCGCAGTCGAGACTCTTCTCCAGAAAGAGCGAGGAGGGTTGTTCTCACAGTCTAGCCATCCAGGGCAGTCAGTGGTAAGCGTTTCTATAACAACACCACCAAGACAGTCAGGTTCTCACATAAAAAGTGAACTGAAACTACAGAATGTGATGTCCAAACACTGCAGCAATGAGTTGTAGTTGAagaattaaatggaaaaaatggaaaactatTTCAGGCTCACAAAGTACTCCAGAGGATTTCTCATATTtactataaatatataaaaaaattgacCAAATCTTTTTCCTCAGTGAGATAAATTTGAGACATTTTGAGACTTTTCAAGACTCTGATGATACATCAATTATGGAAAAAAACCTTTGGTAACTTTGCCTAATAACTTCATTGAACTTCATGTATAAATACAGATCTCACACAATGATCAACTTTATCAAATGAAGGAGAGAgatcaacaaaaataacatgtattttcataaacaattaaaaataaaacattttgaccacatattaaatatttgtttatttttcttgctctcATATTGTCGAAGAGCATGGAGTTTATCAAAGCATAAttaatgcttttaaaacaacttaatgTTTCAATTAAGACCATAGTttaaattttagcttttattttattccaatttGGGTTTCATACTTTTGTACCTccatatagatatatataaatgtaCCCATATATAATGTAATGTTAGACAACATAGCAAGGATGTTTagattttacagttttagtAGCAGAGTCCTTTTCACTTAAAATAGCGACTGTCCAGATCCTGAAGTTTTGTTACAGAGTAATGACACCAAATTCCACAAGAagaataacaacaaatatttggaCATTTAAAGACACAGTAAGAGCAGCTGGAGAACTAGTGAAAGtgagcacataaaaaaataagatggCATATTTTTCTGCGATTGCAGCTGAAAGTATTTTGGTTTATATTCCTTTCCGATTTACACATCTAGACATTGAAACTATGAACAACTCTCTaagcaaaaataacttcaaCTCAGACTGACTGGATAGAAATTGTCTGCCAATATCAAATCTAAATCCTtcccacagattctcaattaaacttagatttggactttgactaggccatgcGAACACATAGATATAATCTTTGTTTGAAACTTTTCCAGTCTGGTTCTGGGTGTGTGTTTAGAGTCTTTGTCCTCCATTCCAGCACCAAGCCCTTTAGCCTCAAACAGGTTTTCCTTTACAGATGCCTCATCCTTCATGCATCTCTCCATCAACTGTGACAAGCTTCCCTGTTccagcagaagaaaagcatctccaTAGCCTGATGTCATAACTGTATATATGGGCAAATCAAATTTACTGCTCTAACATAAAAAGGtccatataaaatacatttaagtttgtcTGTAATGAGACAAAGTGCGAATAAGAACAAGCAGCGTCCAAACGTCTGCAAAACACTGTATCTGCTGTCATGATATAATATGTGAAGTTTCTAGGAAGCCAAGTCAGTTCCAAACTTTAACTTCAGCTTTCTGAATGTTccatgtgaaaatgaaaataaattaatatctaaaacaatagaaaataccaaaacctgtctgacaaaacaaacaaataacatgTCAGTACCTGCTCAATGGATTTTGTACAAGTAAATCAAGCATTCAccaaggtaaaaaaacaaaacaaaaccagctcTTGCCTTCCACTATTCTTACCATTGCTGCCCTTCTTTCCACACCAGGTCAAGCTGTTCAGGACTGATCCTAGCAGGGTTTCCTCCACAGTCTGAAAACAGTCCTTCTTCCTAGAGAAGTCTTGGACCACGTCCTTTGTTTTGCTCCAGAACAACAGCTATCCCGAAACACAATCAACACAATGCAATCACAACACGTGGCATAAAGCAGAATTAAGATGCgttattttttatcagttttactCTGTTGCATGAAGATTCCAAAGGAGCTGCAGCAATGAGGGAATCGTAGGCGTTTGGGGGAACTTCACAAGGATCTTGGTTCACGTAGGCTTGCTGAAATAATTCCCATATGTGTTCGCAGTTATACCTGAAAGGGGAAGGTCAGAGTTAGGCTTTCAAATGTTGTGGAGATGAAGTTTGTCAGCATACATCTTAATGAGAATTCCCTTGTTTCCAAacgaaaatatgaaaaatattttattcttttgtacAGTGTTCCTATAGTGAACTAGATTACACTCTccaatttttttcagttaataaaatgttgaagttCAATGTACAGTTACAGGAATTTTCTCTACTTtatctaaaaacaacattaaactGTTGGctagtaaataaaacaaatactacTTGTGTTCTGATTTTTATGATCTAAAAATTTCCAGGAAAGCTTTTCCTAAAATGTTCAACTCCAGAACTGACATGATAAAAACAGCTGGCATAATGGGTCCTTCTTCTGGAAACTAGCTGGACCAGCTAGTCCAGCTACCAGAACACCTTGGCCAACTGAGTCCACTATCTAGCTTGTAGCCAACTGCAAACTGgacttctttcttcttcttctcgcTTTTCCAGGAAGGCGGTTGCATAGAACTTGACTAATTGGCTCAAATATGTGTGGAGCGGAGAATAACAACGACAGGTGAAAGTCATCACTGGTGCAATAACAATGCCAACATCACAAATTTCATTTCACTCTGATAGGGGCCTTTATTTTCtagtgacttttattttatagtaGATCCACTGGAAAGTGGGTTGTGacagagggggaagacatgtggcaaaggtcaacGGCCGCACTGATGACCAAAACCGCTCTACCCGATGCGTCACCGCCGCGCCcatcaacatttaaaacctAATCCTTTAAACCTCTACAACTTTCTGGACCAGCTTTTATAAGACAGGTGATTTTGCATCAAAACTAGGAACACTCAGCATTTTCTGTGTATTAATGCAAGAACTGAGACCATCTATTTTGAACATACACTTTGGtacaaaattattgaaaatctttcaatttttagcatttttttgttttggattcaAACTACTTTCCCTATCAGACAAACCGTTGTTTTACTTTAGGTCTTGTTGTCCTTCAGGAAAAGTTGGAATCAGAAtgtcagaaaacacaaaatcaatagCAAACAGGAAAAGCCTGATTAGTGCATCAAGTTAGTAAGATGTGGATTAGGATGAGGACCTAGATTGatgaaaacaagtaaaataaatcttgAACTTAAAAATCAGACCTTTGCTAAAATCTTATACCAAAAACAgtagatttcattttttgattGCTGTTGTTCATGACGAGATATGCGTCTAATCAGTATTTACTGATCACTGTTTTGACACAGCATGTTAAGCGATTTCATGTAAAGCAGTTTATGACTTTAATACTGCAGTGCAAGCTGCAACAACTTTCAATGAAAATCCATATATTTTGATCgtataaaaatatgcttttaaatataatcgtgtgatttatatataaatgtgaCTCTTACATTGTTGGCATAACAAATGGAATGGTTCAATTTGTGTGTAAATTCATACACGTGAAGATTTAGATGTACAAAGGAACTTTTTTTCATGAACGCGAGAAGTCGCTCAGTATCTGCAGAGGAGATGCAAGATGTTTAAACGATGCATCAGCAGAAACCGCCCATGCTTTAAATAACGTGATCATTTGTTGCTCAACAGCTGGTCTCCTGTTGAATGATTTGAAGCAATATTGCCAAGTTTTTTCAGCGTCTAAAGTTGTTGCTGACTCCTGAGCATCTTGAACTCCGCAGGCGCTTAAAAATAGCAACACTCACCCTTTGAACTTCTGACATCTCTCCATGAACGTGTCTTTAAACTCTTCTCTTCCCCGACTTAGGGTCACTCCTAACACAACAGCGAGGATAATCACAAGAAGGGCCACCGCGGTCACAGCCAGAATGAAGCCGCGTCTTCTGCGCTTCTTTTCCGAGCCGCGAATCTCCCCGCTCTCCATAGCTTTGACCCCGTGGGAGCGTCACAAATTAGCGGAGGGGTGACTTATCAGCTCGTTTGTTGTCACTTCTACTTGACTCGCGGTCAGGATGTCTTTTTATAGGCGCGCCGCGCGCGTGAGCAACCGTGACGTGACGCGAGTGAAGAGAACCCTGTGGGATTTTACCAGAGCAGCTTCTTGCAGTGCAGTGCACTGCAGTTGCTGACTGCTGACTGAAGCACTGCAGTGCTTCTTGCACTGGGGGGGACCCCAAGCCACTGGTTTAGTACTAGAATATGGTATTCTAGAAGTTACTTACAACGAGTTAAATTTGTGGGAAATAAGTTCTAAATTACCAACAGAGATCAGTTAAGGCAAATataaagtgaataaatacataacacagctttaaaatttgatttcattCATAAAAGGGAGAAAAACTATTCATCTTTCTCCTGCATGTCGTTTGCAGCAACATGCAGGTAGTCATGTTGCTGCAATCATGTTGCAGCAACATGATTGCATGTCATGTTGCCCCCCCAATCACTATAAAGACACTTAAGCTATCTCTAAGGGTAGTGAGACTTTTGAGCAATAGCAGCCTGACCTGTAGGGGCATGGCATAATCTGTCAGTAAAATTTGGTCTGGATTTTGACTAGACCAGTCTTAAACCTTGTACTTGATCATACGATTATGAACTGACAGTAAGACTTTCTTCCTCAGAATTTTTCAGCTGAAGAAATCATTGGTTCATTAATTATGGGAAGTCGTCCTGAAGCAGTATGTGAAAGTTAGTCATAACCTTTAGCAAACATTTCCCAAACCTCTGCTAAAATCTTATATCAACAACAAATgcattttagtttttgcagGATTCTGTTGTTCATGATGGGATACATCTATCAGgaattatatttattgatcACTGTGTCAAATTAAGCTGTTTTTCATTAAGCATTTCTGAATATCTTCCCAACTGCACTGCAAGATgcataaatgttaaacaaaaatccaaatattttgcaCTTCATAACAATCGTTGGTTTTTATGTCATCAtgtaatttaaatacaaaatatgtaacTAACAAAGTAAATAATACAATAGTGGtgtaaatacaaacacatgcaGAAATGGATGTGTACAGGATTTAATCTGGCCACAAGAGGTTAAACATTCAGCTTGGCGACTTATGTAGAGGGTTGGGTTGGGTTGGACGTCATGGAACGAATAAAGCTGGGTGGCAGCGTAGTGCAATTGTATGAGAAAGCAATAGATGAAAGCATCTAACCTGCGTCATATTCCCAATATATACAGATCATATATGGAATTGCAACTGCCAGCCTTTCAAAAGCCCCAATTTCATGCTCCATCcagaaattttaatatttaatgaaagATTTATTAACAAGAACTTGCAAAACTGTCATGAGGACACAAAGAAAGGACAGGAACAAAAGTTAACCAGGTACATGGAGGAAATAAAATGGTGACATAACAGGAGGAACCAGCGAGGAATGAATGAAGGAGTGAAGTAGTTAAATATTGAGAGAGTAAACTGGAAGAATAAACCAGAATGATTGGCTAACAGGTTACAGGTGTGATGGGAGAGAGCAGATGGCAGACTGAGGAAGGCACAAGAAGGCCAGGGTGAGTAAACAAAAAGAGGAACTAGGAAAAATGAATCTAAGAGTAACACAATGAATAATAAACATAATCTACAATACCCAAGAGATggctgaaaagaaacaaagaaaaagaaacaggaataCAGAATAACAAATAATCAAAAGCATGAACCTAAAGATCCTGACAGATAATAAGGCCACAAAGCATCGTCCTGATAATGCCGTCGCTCCACTGGGGATGATTGCACGCACATCTGGTATCCTCACAACTGTGGAGTTTGCATAAAAAAGATTGATGTCTCCAGATGTTCAAGCCCAAACTTGTTTAATCTTATACACTTGAATCAAACAGAAGGATGTGAACCGCTTAAGCTGTGCTTTGAAAATGACacaatgtgataaaatgtatgagaaaataaacaggaatttcttaaaaacaacagcttGTGTAGGAGACAGTCATATTAAGGATGAAAGGCGAAACTGCTGTTTTCTTACATAACTCATCGGAAGCTTAAAATGGAGAACATGTTCACAAGTACAATGGTGGTTGCAAGTTAAATATTGAACTTCTAGTTGTGGTTTCAATTCAAGCTAGAACTCGAGGTGAACAGTTCAGATGTACATTGTTCACACCCATGCAAGCATCGTGTTTGCGTAGGTGTGTTAAAGCtcaagactttatttttaaaaagtgtacaTAAGAATGATAAACACTGTGGAAATATACAAGTATTAAATGAAACCACTTATTAGTAGTTAGGTCTGCAGAACCATTTTGAAATCAGGTTAATTAAATTAGCCATCTGACTCTGATTACCCCCTAAATCATGTACTGATTGTTATGAATGCACACCAAATGTTTTGTCTgcttcagtttagtttatttatttcaaacatattcacattcaCAATTTAATTACCACAATATTGTTGCACCTAAAACCTGAAACCTCTGTGATGTTCAGCAGTTATGTGTGTAAGCTGTGTGCATGTGTTAGCTAAAAAACCACCACTTCTTctagaaaatgttaaacataaGGGAGAGGTTAAACACCAAACATTGATACAAAAATCTATAATCctaacaaaacatattttgataaGGAAggtttggaaagaaaatgttaacCATTAAATTAGTTTCACTACCAGGCagacacattttaaagcttGACACATGGTTTCAAAATATGATTCATGTGGATGTTTAGACCTTTTGCTGCAACATGCTGCTTGCCAACATCTGGCAACTGGGCTGATTTAGGTCCTGGATACACTGAAGGATCACCAAGgtcctgtgaaaaaaaataataaaaaaattggttAATTTGGTTTCTCACAGCTGACAGTTTGGCTCAAAATCCTTAGAAAAAGATATTTCCACCAATGTAGTCACAAGGTGAAAATGGTCCCAAGAAAAGAGTTTAGATGCTGAATTATTGGTGGATCAGGCATAATCTTTTGAAAAGGCAAAAAGTATCCCTAACCTCACCCTAGGAAGAAACAACCTTATTGCAACAGATATGCACTATACATAAAGTGAATGTTTCATAATATtcacaataaagatttttttaaaatcagttccTCCTAAGCAATCTTCCAAAATTGCACAATGATGAAAAGTCTTCAAATGTCACTTACAGGTCACTATCGGTACAGGTCCATCGGAAACCTCGTGACCAGAGTATTTGGATGAGCTCTACGATAGATCCTTGACTGCATGATTCTCTGCAGGAAAGTCAAATAACATaatagtttgaaatattttagcaactaattataaaaaagaaatggtgaAAATGAACATAGCTTAAATTTGCTGTGTTAAGTAACAATAGGTCTGACATTGCATAATGATGTTACTTTTATGTCCTGCCTTTCTGTGTTAATGTCAAGTAATAAATGACACTAGgtagttttaaatttttcagcTGGGACTAGaaagtgacatttttgaaattaaatagaaagaaaatctagattttaatgatacaaactaaaactgaattagTTTTATCCATTGCCAGCAGCTGATTATAACATGTTGGTACTGTGAAAGTGATCTAATGCTTCAGATTTTAAATCCACTCGAACTGGTTGATTTTTTACATCATGGCACAATCccaacaaaacactgaaacaaaagcaacaactctATAGTGAGTATGaacccattttattttattcattttttttaaacaaagtgaaCCTCTCTTTCTGACATGTCTGAACAAAAAGTGACCATAATGTGTGATCTTATCAGACTGTCACATCAATGAAATCAGATGAACAGACTTAGAAATTCACAGAGTGTTACAGAGGAGATGAACTTCATGGAAATCTGCAACTGAAGCGTGATGTGAAGAAATTCTTCTTTCATTGCCCTTGACTCACCTCTTCTAgcaaaccattaaaaaaaaataagagtgaGTCACCTAAACTGTCTCAATTTActatgtttgtctttttgctttttacttCTGCTGGTGAAAAGTGAGCATGCAGAGGTACTCCTCataatttgtcacattacaaccacaaattacaatgtattttactttattatgtGTAAGGTAAGACATAATTGTAAACTAGAAGGAAAAatgggtttttaaaattttacaaataagaatcAGAAAATGTGATATATATTAATCTATTCCCTCTGAATCTACCAGCTTTCAACATCTGGAAATTGACATTTTGATCTATTCTGCTTTTCATACTAAATAGATACCATCTACTACCAgcacatttttaagttttgtctCAACCAATttgactggactttgactgaaccattttaaaacataaatatgttttgatccAAACCATTGCATTATAGCTCTGGTGTCTGGAAGTTTAACCGCTGCCCCATGTTGGAGTCTTTTTCAGCatctaacaggttttctgtcAGGACTGTCCTGTATTTAACTCCTTTTAACTCCTTCTGTTTGGTAGTAATTGTAATAATGCTTGTTGTGAATTTGTTCAGTTCAGCTAGAGATCCTGTTTTAGAAGCTAATCCTCTTTGATTTTTCactagataattttttttaaataggcaACTTTTGGTTTCCCTTTCTCAGTTAAACTTTGTGTTGAGCTAACCAGAGGTACAATCACAATAAATTCATTTCCATTTGGTGTTtgtcatgtgacaaaatgtaaaataattcatacaaataaaggaaacaagTGATCTCCTGTTGAACAGCTTCATGACCATTAGGACAATAAATCACCTGCTGGAAAAAGTCAAACTGATTCCTGGTTCTGTGGTGGACGTCCTGTTTGTTGAAGATTACTTTCTGATCCAATGAGCACATAGAAACTGAAACAACATACATCACTGCTGGAATACAGGACTGGAACACCTTCTGCACTAAATCATCACCTCTTGACGTGGTCAATTGGTGAATGTTGCAGCCAAAAACGCTCTTTATCATAGCAATGTGCTTGaggcaatatttttttattttttaaatgtagtttttgtgCTTACATGTGAGGTCCCTCTGGATTTGTCACCACCTTTATGTTGACATAGTTCACTCTCTGAGGATTCAGGCTGTCCAGTTCAATGCTTCCAAACatgctatgaaaaaaaaagaagtcaaacaATTAAGTTTTGAACACGTTTTCAGTAACTTACTCCTGTCATCTTACCTCTTCCTGTTGAATGCATTAGTAATAGACCCATTCAACAACACGGTAATGTTCCCACATGCCATCTCTGCAAACTAACAAACGAGAACCCAGTGAGAGCAAATTGGCATGCAAGATTCTGTAGGAAACATTGTAtgctgataaaaaagaaattttacgtTTTGTGAGGCTCGCTTCCATAATGAGTAAACTGGATGGGTTCTGCATGTTGACCACGCTGGACAAGAATTGAAATCGAAGTCTGcatcaaataaattatatttatgttacatttcagcaaaatacacataaatCACTTTGGAATATTAGTCTAAATAGGTGTATACCAGCctcaatatttttacagttcAGCAGTAGATTATTGAAGGTGTGCTAGAGAAATACTTTAGCCAGGGCAGGAACCAAATGAGCTAAATCATCCAGTTTGACCAGACTTAATGCTGAAATTaatgctgtaaatattttgaaattctgGAGTGAGACTTAACAAAGTCATGAGAAGTTCTGTTTGCAGGTTGTCACGTAGCAGACACTGAAACCATGTGAAAGAAAGGGTTATGAAGAACAGCAGTAACAGCATGTGGggatttattttgcaaagaaaggGAAGCGAGTACAagtaaaatgataaatggtGCTAGATACATAATCCTATAGACAACAAAAACTGTTATAGGGTGCAGAGAAAATGACTCAACTTCCAGCAAGAAAATGACCATAAACTTATGGCGGTTTTTAGATGTCTGtgtggtaaaaataaatccactgttttcagattttcatttctaaaatatctgaaaaacatgcaaccttttcttttcttttcacgGCCCAAATATGCACATTATTGTGTCAGCTTATCCTATAGAGTcgtaataaaatgcattgatgtTCAAGGTTAGGCTGTGATGGAATTTTATCAAAATTATAAGGCACTTTATTcataattctttttaaaaactcttcttTATTGCAGATAAAGATCAACCAACCAGAGTCTTCTTCCTGGCCACACCAGATCAGGTCGTTGAACAGGAAACCAACCAACGTGTCTTCCAGTGTCCAGAAATGCCGAAAAACAGCTGCGTAACTGTGCATCAACATCCTGGTTTTACtccaaaaaagaaactgaacagaTAATAGAAAACCACAGTTTACCAAGTGATTTAAGAACTGATTTGTTAAAACTCGAGTTTCAACACTCACCCTATCACATGGCCAGACCTGTGGCATCATGttaaacatttcacaataaTGCTCTTCTGTCACATTACAAGAGGCATGCTGGACAACAGCCTTCTCAAACTGCCTCCAGATTTCCTCACAGTCATACCTGAATATGGAACAATTGATCACAAAAATAACTGCTGATGAAAGACTTGCAATTGTTGAGTAAAATGTTAGAAACTGACCAAAAGGGTAATTTATTTGAGCAATTTTAGCAACTATTAAGTTTAATGATTATGGCTTGTACCTCAGAAATATCCAAAATTCAGTTTATAAGAAGCTTAGAATATCACATTGCTTGTGGaaatttttctgagtttttccttccacctaacTTTCCATTTCTGTGTGAGCAGCCAGCTTTGTCAGCAATGAGGTTTAGAGCCGTACCCTCCTGGGCTTAAAGTGAGTGTGAGTGACTGATGGCTTGTCAACTGAACAAAGGAACATGTCATTTAGGCAGGGCACTGGCTTCTTTATCTTCACGTGTAAGGACATGgatacaagaaaaataataactacCTGCTTAAACATGTCTAAGCAATAACTAAAAACAACTGGAGTTATGACAAACAAGTCACAGTTAAGAGGATGACAAAGGAGGCATAAAATAGCTTTTCCAAGGCTTACTGTTAGAGAAATACAGTAAAGTGTGTCATCTTTGGGCCACAGAGTGTAAGAACCAATCACTTATTTTTAGGTTCTTAACACAAATGGAAGGTGACTTTACACTCTGGAACATTTGGGAAAATGAACTAAATAACTCCAGCAGTAAGTCtaagtaaaatcaaaattcatGGTTTTAGAGTGGCTTAGTCAAAGTTTGGACTATAATCTCATTGAAATGCTGTGGTATGAACTTAATTAGCCAGTTTGTGCTCAAAAATCATTCAATGATGCTGCATTGAAACAATTGTGCAAAAAGAGTGGACTGGATTTCAAATACAGTAATAAAAATGACTCATTGATAGTCATGGCAAATGCTAGACGGCAATTTGTCACCATTTTACCAAGAGTGGCAAAAACACTCTTGGTTCCTATGAGTTGTTAAACTCATAGGAagcagttacttttttttttacatatcacCGGGttgacttctttcttttttgtttgtttttttcaattctaaataaaatcatttgttaAGACATGTATTTTGCATTTCCAGAGATTATCTTGTGATAAAATGTCTTACAATTTGAGacatttaaatgcaacaataaaagcaacctcataaaaaatctgtaaacacAAGCTAGTGGATTCCGCTGAAA from Xiphophorus couchianus chromosome 21, X_couchianus-1.0, whole genome shotgun sequence includes the following:
- the LOC114136564 gene encoding ADP-ribosyl cyclase/cyclic ADP-ribose hydrolase 1-like isoform X1, giving the protein MIMPSVKSACSVIVTIWIIVPQLCLCPVQATFGTTPNIKHIVIGRCFTYTTLVQPGLWYDCEEIWRQFEKAVVQHASCNVTEEHYCEMFNMMPQVWPCDRFLFWSKTRMLMHSYAAVFRHFWTLEDTLVGFLFNDLIWCGQEEDSDFDFNSCPAWSTCRTHPVYSLWKRASQNFAEMACGNITVLLNGSITNAFNRKSMFGSIELDSLNPQRVNYVNIKVVTNPEGPHIESCSQGSIVELIQILWSRGFRWTCTDSDLTLVILQCIQDLNQPSCQMLASSMLQQKV
- the LOC114136564 gene encoding ADP-ribosyl cyclase/cyclic ADP-ribose hydrolase 1-like isoform X4, with amino-acid sequence MIMPSVKSACSVIVTIWIIVPQLCLCPVQATFGTTPNIKHIVIGRCFTYTTLVQPGLWYDCEEIWRQFEKAVVQHASCNVTEEHYCEMFNMMPQVWPCDRFLFWSKTRMLMHSYAAVFRHFWTLEDTLVGFLFNDLIWCGQEEDSDFDFNSCPAWSTCRTHPVYSLWKRASQNFAEMACGNITVLLNGSITNAFNRKSMFGSIELDSLNPQRVNYVNIKVVTNPEGPHMTLVILQCIQDLNQPSCQMLASSMLQQKV
- the LOC114136564 gene encoding ADP-ribosyl cyclase/cyclic ADP-ribose hydrolase 1-like isoform X2, coding for MIMPSVKSACSVIVTIWIIVPQLCLCPVQATFGTTPNIKHIVIGRCFTYTTLVQPGLWYDCEEIWRQFEKAVVQHASCNVTEEHYCEMFNMMPQFLFWSKTRMLMHSYAAVFRHFWTLEDTLVGFLFNDLIWCGQEEDSDFDFNSCPAWSTCRTHPVYSLWKRASQNFAEMACGNITVLLNGSITNAFNRKSMFGSIELDSLNPQRVNYVNIKVVTNPEGPHIESCSQGSIVELIQILWSRGFRWTCTDSDLTLVILQCIQDLNQPSCQMLASSMLQQKV
- the LOC114136499 gene encoding ADP-ribosyl cyclase/cyclic ADP-ribose hydrolase 1-like, encoding MESGEIRGSEKKRRRRGFILAVTAVALLVIILAVVLGVTLSRGREEFKDTFMERCQKFKGYNCEHIWELFQQAYVNQDPCEVPPNAYDSLIAAAPLESSCNRLLFWSKTKDVVQDFSRKKDCFQTVEETLLGSVLNSLTWCGKKGSNETLTTDCPGWLDCENNPPRSFWRRVSTAFGDAACGNVTAMLNGSITTPFDTQSIFGSVEVKRFKSPRVKNMNVVLVIQKNSVTNCTNPSLQNLVMALDKGISYSCLEVLRSQIEKCGSDPEKPCGACW
- the LOC114136564 gene encoding ADP-ribosyl cyclase/cyclic ADP-ribose hydrolase 1-like isoform X3, whose amino-acid sequence is MIMPSVKSACSVIVTIWIIVPQLCLCPVQATFGTTPNIKHIVIGRCFTYTTLVQPGLWYDCEEIWRQFEKAVVQHASCNVTEEHYCEMFNMMPQVWPCDRFLFWSKTRMLMHSYAAVFRHFWTLEDTLVGFLFNDLIWCGQEEDSAWSTCRTHPVYSLWKRASQNFAEMACGNITVLLNGSITNAFNRKSMFGSIELDSLNPQRVNYVNIKVVTNPEGPHIESCSQGSIVELIQILWSRGFRWTCTDSDLTLVILQCIQDLNQPSCQMLASSMLQQKV